The Papaver somniferum cultivar HN1 chromosome 3, ASM357369v1, whole genome shotgun sequence genome includes a region encoding these proteins:
- the LOC113355624 gene encoding uncharacterized protein LOC113355624: protein MKLLDFWIWLGFCLLFFFFFSFTNSFSDTSFGASQFVPENAGALELEPQNHIEYKYDRLDEVRKECRSVLSSASELVPENYINDRIRNGFSFVNGDWVQESDAAAAAPLLPFDDSDMPKSSSSIQSPLKLISFWVTDVDSTHRTKKSVAISGMLFMGITRNSSFGYQLYGSNPQFQMYPGNTQLTIFFQGVYVETKENGGESSLCLLGNAMLPSRQSESTDPWEWVKGTPFNQPPLLQDDQILLVLHYPKSFTLSSRAIRGEMRSLNPESNLKYFDKLHISSQFGAAANYEFGSEALVSNACEPYPYPDNSLGNGINIYKGPRFCEILQRFTSSDAFKVVPNWKCNNTDEYCSKLGPFVTGKEIQATDGGFNNVRLVMQDVRCEAKYEHRNSSSAKVSSVFRVVTPFENKFTAIERTGLSNLTLRAEGLWNSSSGQLCMIGCLGPEGNDPNVCNSRICLYIPLTFSISHQNIIFGTISSISNSTNSYFPLSFERQMISSELWERFGTSFLSYKYTKIDSASAFLDRSEPFDFRAVIKKSLLSYPALEDGITFLDSLSRLSEDLDLQVSAFDGASANFRQTRTFIQVEILSLGPCFGRYWSNVSSVDREVPYHAKAESTETQLLLNVSAQLSLSGEPYRNISMMSLEGLYDSRVGKMYLIGCRDVRASWKILFDSSDLEDGLDCLIEVKVEYPPKTARWLINPTAKISISSHRTEDDPLYFNPLNLQTVPILYRRQREDILSRRGVEGILRILTLSLAIACILCQLLYIRDKADVVPFMSLVMLGVQGLGYSLPLITGAEAIFKRMSSENDETASYDLEKGQWFHIVDYTVKLLVLAAFLLTLRLGQKVWKSRIRLLTHTPLEPGKVPSDKRVFFVSLVIHTAGFILVLIFHAVNSGARPTQSGRFVDPNGKTYQQREWEIKLEEYVGLVQDFFLLPQIIGNLLWQIHCKPLRKLYYVVITLVRLLPHVYDYTRAPVFNPYFSEEYEFVNPNLDFYSRFGDIAIPVTAIVLAVVVFIQQRWTYQKIAEAVNRGGFKFLCPGSRVYERLPSKSSEAELVPMVNETVPLATIREDYAE from the coding sequence ATGAAGTTGTTGGATTTTTGGATATGGTTAGGGTTCtgcttgttgttctttttcttcttcagctTTACTAATTCGTTCTCAGACACTTCATTTGGTGCTTCACAATTTGTACCTGAAAATGCTGGTGCTTTAGAATTAGAACCTCAAAATCATATAGAATATAAATATGATAGGCTTGATGAAGTTAGAAAAGAATGTAGGTCTGTATTGTCTTCAGCTTCTGAATTAGTACCTGAAAATTATATAAACGATCGAATTAGAAATGGTTTCTCTTTTGTAAATGGGGATTGGGTGCAAGAATCAGATGCCGCGGCGGCGGCACCGTTGTTGCCATTTGATGACAGTGACATGCCCAAGAGTAGTTCTAGTATCCAATCACCACTTAAGTTGATTTCTTTTTGGGTCACTGATGTCGATTCGACGCATAGGACTAAGAAATCGGTAGCAATCAGTGGAATGCTGTTCATGGGCATAACTAGGAATAGCTCGTTCGGTTATCAACTCTACGGGAGTAACCCTCAGTTTCAAATGTATCCTGGAAATACCCAACTCACGATTTTCTTCcaaggagtttatgttgaaacTAAGGAAAATGGTGGAGAAAGTTCATTGTGTTTGTTAGGGAATGCAATGTTGCCTTCTCGACAATCTGAGTCTACTGACCCATGGGAATGGGTAAAGGGTACTCCTTTCAATCAGCCACCTCTTCTGCAAGATGATCaaattttgcttgttcttcactaCCCGAAGAGTTTCACTTTGAGTAGTAGAGCTATTCGTGGAGAAATGAGAAGTTTAAATCCAGAATCAAACCTCAAGTACTTCGATAAGCTTCATATCTCGTCTCAGTTTGGAGCTGCTGCTAATTATGAATTCGGGTCTGAAGCCCTTGTGTCGAATGCTTGTGAGCCATACCCATATCCAGATAATTCACTTGGGAACGGGATCAATATTTATAAAGGTCCTAGGTTCTGTGAGATTCTGCAGAGGTTTACATCTTCAGATGCATTCAAAGTTGTGCCAAATTGGAAATGCAATAACACTGACGAATATTGTAGTAAGTTGGGTCCGTTTGTGACTGGAAAGGAAATCCAGGCAACTGATGGTGGATTTAACAATGTTAGACTCGTTATGCAGGATGTGAGATGTGAAGCAAAATACGAACACAGGAACTCAAGCTCTGCAAAGGTTTCTTCCGTATTTAGAGTAGTTACTCCTTTTGAGAATAAGTTTACAGCTATAGAGAGGACTGGTCTTAGCAATTTGACTCTTCGTGCAGAGGGATTATGGAATTCGTCAAGTGGGCAGTTGTGCATGATTGGCTGCCTTGGGCCTGAGGGTAATGATCCTAATGTCTGTAATTCGCGAATCTGCTTATACATTCCTCTCACATTTTCTATCAGTCACCAAAACATCATTTTTGGGACCATATCCAGCATCAGCAACAGTACAAACTCATATTTCCCTCTATCATTTGAAAGGCAGATGATATCTTCAGAGCTATGGGAACGCTTTGGTACCTCATTTCTGTCGTACAAGTACACAAAAATTGACTCAGCTAGTGCATTTCTGGATAGAAGTGAGCCTTTTGATTTTAGAGCTGTTATCAAGAAGTCATTGTTAAGTTATCCAGCGTTAGAGGATGGGATTACGTTTCTCGATAGTCTTTCTCGTTTGTCGGAAGATCTCGACCTCCAGGTATCTGCTTTTGATGGTGCTTCAGCAAACTTTCGCCAAACAAGGACTTTTATCCAAGTGGAAATACTATCTCTTGGTCCATGTTTTGGACGTTACTGGTCAAATGTGTCTAGTGTGGATCGAGAAGTTCCATACCATGCAAAAGCTGAATCTACTGAAACACAGCTCCTTCTGAATGTTTCGGCACAGTTGAGTCTTAGTGGGGAACCTTACCGTAACATATCCATGATGTCTTTGGAGGGTCTGTATGACTCACGTGTAGGCAAGATGTATCTAATTGGTTGCAGGGATGTTCGTGCCTCGTGGAAAATTTTGTTTGATAGCTCAGATCTCGAAGATGGATTGGATTGCTTGATTGAAGTAAAAGTTGAATACCCACCCAAAACAGCTCGGTGGTTAATTAATCCTACTGCAAAGATATCCATATCCAGCCATAGAACTGAAGATGACCCTCTCTACTTCAACCCACTTAACCTCCAAACTGTTCCAATCTTGTATCGAAGACAACGAGAAGATATACTATCTCGCCGTGGTGTTGAGGGGATTCTTCGAATTTTGACCCTTTCACTAGCAATCGCTTGTATACTATGTCAGTTGCTATACATACGAGATAAGGCGGATGTTGTTCCCTTTATGTCGCTTGTCATGCTAGGTGTCCAAGGTCTTGGTTACAGCCTTCCACTGATCACAGGTGCTGAGGCAATATTCAAAAGAATGTCATCTGAAAATGACGAGACTGCGTCTTATGATCTCGAGAAGGGTCAATGGTTCCATATAGTTGATTACACAGTGAAGCTTCTTGTTCTGGCTGCATTCCTTCTTACATTACGGCTCGGTCAGAAAGTCTGGAAATCTCGAATCAGATTACTCACACATACTCCTCTGGAACCTGGGAAGGTCCCTAGTGATAAACGGGTTTTCTTTGTTAGCTTGGTCATACACACAGCAGGATTCATACTGGTTCTTATTTTTCATGCTGTGAATTCTGGCGCAAGACCGACTCAGTCAGGAAGATTTGTGGATCCAAATGGGAAAACCTATCAGCAACGTGAATGGGAAATTAAGCTAGAGGAGTATGTGGGTCTCGTGCAAGACTTCTTCTTGCTTCCTCAAATTATTGGAAACTTATTATGGCAGATTCACTGTAAACCACTCAGGAAATTATACTATGTTGTAATAACACTGGTGAGACTTCTTCCGCACGTTTATGATTACACAAGAGCTCCGGTGTTCAATCCTTACTTCTCTGAAGAGTATGAATTTGTTAACCCAAATTTGGACTTCTACTCAAGATTCGGAGACATTGCAATACCAGTTACTGCAATTGTGCTTGCGGTAGTAGTCTTTATTCAACAAAGATGGACTTACCAAAAAATCGCTGAGGCCGTTAATAGAGGTGGCTTTAAATTCTTATGCCCTGGTTCCAGAGTATATGAGAGACTGCCATCCAAGTCATCTGAAGCTGAGCTTGTTCCTATGGTGAATGAAACAGTCCCTCTTGCGACAATACGAGAAGATTATGCTGAATGA